A segment of the Trifolium pratense cultivar HEN17-A07 linkage group LG7, ARS_RC_1.1, whole genome shotgun sequence genome:
TTAATTGTTCTTTTTATCAAAAGTTGTGGAAGCGGATTTTTAAATGGATGAATGTGgatttcatctcttttgatgacgggtggaaacatttttcctcttttggagctttattgaataataagaaatatgaaaaagctCGTCACATTATTTGGTTGGCCACCACTTGGTGTATATGGCGTGCGCGTAACAATGTGATTTTTAGAGGAGAAGCTATTAATTGGAAAGCCTTAGAAGacaagattatttatatttcatggttttggtttataggtaaaATAACTAGTAGgtcttttgtgttttttcagatTGGTGTAAGTGTCGTGGTGATTTTCGGACGCCAAGCTATTGGTTAGCTTTGGTTCTCAAAAAAATGATTCACCACCGAACTTTAATTTATCCAAGGGAAGGGAAAAAGATCGAATAAacccaaaattaaatttttagagattaaaaggttcgggggttagttatacaaagggaaggtattagcaccctaaGTATTCGTAGTACTGAACCAAAACGAAAatgaggtattttaaaatacctctcTGCCGAAATTTCGTTTGAAAAGACAAAGACTATTCCGGACAAAAATGTGAATGACGTGGGATCTTAGGTCAAAAATTGGGGTATGACAGTAAGGATCCATTAAAATGCATTATTAGCATGTAATGGTTGCTATAAGAATTGTAAGGGTtaagtaccccttgtactccttatcattcaatttttgcttataaaaaaaaaactcgaatGAGAATTTGAAAAGATAAATTGCCAAAGAATGattaaaattgcataaaaaatgtaaaagtttataaagaaaagaaatggtTCACAAATTCATACATTTTCTTCACTTCACCCTTTTCTCTCGAACGCATGAATACTTTAGGTTTGTGAATTTTGTatatgaattgtgacccttattCCAATTGAAGAAACTACTATTTATAGGCACAAGATTGAACAACTGCTTGTGCAACATGCTTCGTTAGCTCTCTAAACCCATGATCCCATGATCTCTTGATCTCGTTTGAAAAGAGTAACTGCCTCCTAGCTTCAAGTGTCGCTCGAACCTAGTCTTTATTAATAAGACATTTTATGAATTTAAGACCTTTAAACAATCTTAATTAGGATATTTGATcacattttcatatttttaattaacttatTTAATACATTCATTCTAGACCGTCATGAATACATTCCAATTATGattttcattcatttaattTAGTGGCATATTTAAGATGGTGCaccaaattaatattaaatgcatATGGTCAAAAATTCAAGATAacacttataaaataacataaaacctaatttatattgcataagctatttgcataagctcaaaaataagttaatccaaacgggcccttataataatacataaaaattatataagctgaaaaataagctaatttaaACGAGCCCTTAGTCAAACCTAGATCAAGGCCAAacctattataaaaaattgaaaaactcaaaatatgatttttttaagcTAGTTAActagatttgttattttcttttatatcttttagctaaatcttttatttttagttagCTATGTTTGTTATTTTATGTTACgatagatttgttatttttatttttccccaCTCTTTAAACTAGATAAGTTTTgtggattccaaattatctACTTTTTCTTTCTGGTTTTGAAAATCTGGTGAATTCAAGGGCTTTATCTGACAGATTTTTTGCTTGCAAACTTATGTTCTTGTTATAGGATTAGGGCATCTCCAATGCAAGTATCTTATTGAGTTCTTAAGGCTAAGCAACCatgtcttatttttttttaccattggaGTTGGATGACATGGCATTGGAAGTTGCTTAGAAATAGGGGATGGAACTTCATATTGCAACTCTTAACTTGGGTGGCTTAAcaataaaaatcattattttaataGGTATTAGTGGATCCcatagttattatttttattgaaaaattggaGGATTGGAATTTATGTGTCAAACCAAAAacattgttttactttttaaaaacaatttaaagcTTTCCAACGGTAGGaattggaaattaatttatccaacaaacatattttcttattataaatatcaattaaagGCTTTCCAATGGCTGTTTAAAAAAATCCATATGCTTTGAACAAAGCACATCAACGGAAACATAACATCTATTTGtgccaaaaaaatttcatataaagCCAGAATTTTGTATTCAATGGATCCATCTCAATATCATTACCAATCTTATATGAATCTTTTGCAAAatcaaccaccaccaccagcaccTAGTAACACTTCTCATAATCCTCAATATTTATCATATCCAGCACCACCAAATTCCAATATGTTGTATAGGCCTCCAATGGGTTCCAGCAGTGGTATGGACGTGCCACAATACTCCACTCAAATTGGTCCAGAACCACAACTCTCTGCTCCAATTGGTTTAGAAAGTATTTCGAtcgatgaagaaaaaaaatctaccGAGAAAAAGCCTCGTGTAGGATTTACACAAGAGGAAGACACACTTCTACTTCAATCATGGCTCAATGTCTCGAAGGACTCAGTTGTGGGAAACGACCAAAAAGCTGAAGGTTTTTGGTTAAGAATCACACAAAGGTACAACAATTACCGCGATAAACTTCGGCCGAGGGAAATGGGTCAACTAAAATCTCGATATCATCGGTTGAATGGTCGTATCCAACAATTTTCGGGTTGCTACAAAGCAGCTGCTAATCTAAATAAAAGTGGACAATCTGAGAATGATATTTTAATTGAGGCACATAGGATTTATGCACAAGatgcaaaaatgaaatttgttgAGGTGCAAGCATGGCGATTATTGAAAGATGAACCAAAATGGAAGGGATCCGCAATTGAAAGTTGTTCAAAAAGATCAAAGGTTTCTAGTTGTGGGGGATACACGTCATCTAATCCGGGAACACCAACCGCGTCATCTAATCCGGGAACACCAATTGATTCTTCAGACTATGAACAAATATCACCAATTGCCCGCCCAATGGGACAAAAGGCTGCAAAAAGGAAGAGCGTGTTAAAAGAAACTTCATCATCAATTAATGTTGATTTAACTACTATGGAAAATGTTGCAACAGAAAGAAATGGTATCATGTTAAGGATAGCTGAGGCAAGGGAGAAGGAAGCCATCGCAAGGGAGAAGGAAGCCACTGCAAGGGAATTAGAGGCAAAAGCAAGGGCGGCAGAAGCAAAGGCAAGGGAAGATGAGACTGAGGCAAAGTGGTATGAAATCCTATTCAAGGATACATCTACTATGAATGAAAGGCAACTTCAAGATCATGAATTTTATTGTAATCATATTAGGGAGAAGTTAGGAATGaaataagtaattttatttaattctattgtaattttaattttatttattgtattgtaattttaaattttaattatttatggaAAACTAGCCGTTATAAAAAACGAGTCGATAAAAACTAGCCGTTATAAATAATTAGTCGGTAAAAACTAATCGTTATAAAAAACTAGCCGGTACAAACTAGCCTTTATAAAAATTTAGTTGGTAAAAACTAGCCGTTATAAAAAACTAGCCGGTAAAAACTAGTTGTTATAAAAAACTAACCGGTAAAAACTAGCCGGTAAAAACTAGTCGTTATAAAAAACTAGCCGTTATAAAAACTAGCCGGTAAAAACTAGCCGTTATATAAAATCTAGCCGTTATAAATCAAATGCAGTTCCACTAACCGTTATATAAAAACTAGCCACTGTTTTTAACAATCTTGCATACATTTTCCACTAGTTTCAATATTGCATACATTTGTCCTGTAATTTGCTCCTCCACTTCTCTCATCCTCACCTCTTCTATAAATTTCTTGTTTTCGTATATCGTCCTCCACATAATGGATCCAAACACTAACACTGATGCAATATGGGATCAAATGATAGATGAATTTTGTGAGGACAACCCTGCAGAAGATGTGATACGGTTGATACGTGAAGCACAACAAGCTGGAAACAACATTAGGCCCAAACAAAGAAGAAGGGTGATAAATCGAAGTCGTGAAGAAGGACATACTCGATTATTCAATGATTACTTCTCTTCAAATCCTATTTACACAGACGACCAATTCCGACGACGATTTAGAATGCGAAGGCATGTGTGTTCTTCGAATTGTTGAAGCCCTTGGAAATCATGACAACTACTTCCAAACAAGGGTTGACGCAGTTCGTAGAGTAGGCCTTTCACCATTGCAGAAGTGCACTGCTGCTATTCGTTTATTGGCATATGGAGTGCCTGCTGACAATGTGGATGACTATGTTCGAATTGGCGAAAGTACAACGGTGGAGTGTTTAGAGAGGTTTGTAACTGGAGTGTACACAATTTTTGGGCCTCAATACCTAAGAAGGCCTAACAATGAAGATACTGAACGCCTACTACGAATAGGGGAGGCACGTGGCTTTCCAGGTATGTTAGGTTCCATTGATTGTATGCATTGGGAATGGAAAAATTGTCCAGTGGCGTGGAAAGGGCAATTTTGTCGAGGAGATCATGGCAAACCAACAATCATGCTTGAGGCCGTTGCATCCTATGACTTGTGGATTTGGCATGCTTTTTTTGGTACTCCGGGTTCAAACAATGACATCAATGTTTTAAACACGTCCAACGTGTTTTTCGACATTTTGGAAGGGGAAGCACCCATGGTACAATACTCAATGAATTCCACCTCATATAATATGGGATACTATCTAGCGGATGAAATTTACCCCGAGTGGTCTACATTTGTCAAAACCATCCCAATGCCACAAGgagaaaagagaaaattattTGCCAAACGACAAGAATCAGTAAGAAAGGATGTGGAACGAGCATTTGGAGTGCTCCAATCTCGATTTGCAATTGTACGTGGTCCGGCGCGTTCTTGGCACATGAATACAATGAAACATATCATGTATGCATGCATCATAATGCATAACATGATTGTCGAAGACGAACGTGACATACATGATGGTAATTTTGATTACGATCATGTCGATAATGACACTCCATCGGCTAAAGTATCTCATGGTCCTCATCCACTCTTTTTAGAAACATACATGCAAAGGCGAGCACATATGCGTGAAAAACAAATTCATCATCAACTTCAAGCAGATTTGGTGGAGCATATTTGGGAACACTTCAGGCATGAGAACAacgaaaattaatttatataatttattgttatgtattttattttattatgtatttcTTATTGTTGCGTATTTTTCGTCACTTGCTAGTTATTGTCGCTATGTATTTCTCAtcgtttaaaataaatttattatatttttatgtatttattatatatttttaatgttttttaaacatttattGGATTTAaccatatatattaataaaataattgatataaaaaatttaaatcaaaattaaatgaaaataaaaaatatatataaattggtgGGGTCAAATATGAGTTGCTTATTTTAATGCCATTGGAGTAAAATTGGTGAAAGTTGCTTATCAAATTCTTAAATCCTACATGGCAATTTGGGTCCACAAAAAGTAACTTAAGCCACCCATCTAAGTTCCCCCATTGGAGATGCCCTTAGCGCTTGGTTTCCTACTGCGGAAAAAAGTTGTAGGTTATGAGGGTTAGGTAGAGGGGTATAATTTAGAATTCACTTCACTTTTGTGGACCGGACTTATATTTCGGGTCAAAGAGATCCACGTGAGTGTTCGTCTTCTCGAGCTTCACTGCCCTAATCGTGTATCTGAAAATCGAAACAATAAACTGTTAACACTTTCTCAGAGCAATGGCGTCGTTATTCAAGGTACACTACTCTACTCTTCACAACACCGATCTTTTCCTAATTCGATTCGattatttgattcaattttcttcttctttgtgaACGAATTAGGATCCGGCGAAGATCTCGGCGTATCGAGATAGAAGATTCCCTGGAAATCAAGAAGAGTTTGAGCATGCGTTGATTACTTCAACCACCGTTTATGTTGGGAATATGTCGTTTTACACTACGGAAGAACAAATTTATGAACTGTTTTCACGAGCTGGTGAAATTAAGAAGATTATCATGGGTTTGGATAAGAACACTAAAACTCCTTGCGGTTTTTCCTTCGTTTCGTAAGttacaatttttattcaaaCTTAATAAAACctaatcatatcatattaatttcgttaattaatttatttttttgttctaGATATCAGCATGcatttgtttattattaatttgtaaCAAAAGTGA
Coding sequences within it:
- the LOC123896572 gene encoding glutathione S-transferase T3-like; protein product: MDPSQYHYQSYMNLLQNQPPPPAPSNTSHNPQYLSYPAPPNSNMLYRPPMGSSSGMDVPQYSTQIGPEPQLSAPIGLESISIDEEKKSTEKKPRVGFTQEEDTLLLQSWLNVSKDSVVGNDQKAEGFWLRITQRYNNYRDKLRPREMGQLKSRYHRLNGRIQQFSGCYKAAANLNKSGQSENDILIEAHRIYAQDAKMKFVEVQAWRLLKDEPKWKGSAIESCSKRSKVSSCGGYTSSNPGTPTASSNPGTPIDSSDYEQISPIARPMGQKAAKRKSVLKETSSSINVDLTTMENVATERNGIMLRIAEAREKEAIAREKEATARELEAKARAAEAKAREDETEAKWYEILFKDTSTMNERQLQDHEFYCNHIREKLGMK